In Deinococcus ficus, a single genomic region encodes these proteins:
- a CDS encoding YybH family protein: MPQTMSADIHTAIQAVNQQFMAALARGDVPTAASLYTEDSAVLPAGQPEVRGRHAVEAFWQTALNQGVTGIDLATREVQAMGTDAFEVGWFTLHGPHSAVLDEGHYMLIWRHENGHWRVHRDIFNSSPSPVQDAEPAT; this comes from the coding sequence ATGCCGCAGACCATGTCAGCCGACATCCACACCGCCATTCAGGCCGTCAACCAGCAGTTCATGGCCGCCCTTGCCCGCGGCGACGTTCCGACAGCGGCATCCCTGTACACCGAGGACAGCGCCGTCCTCCCGGCCGGCCAGCCCGAAGTGCGCGGACGCCACGCCGTCGAGGCGTTCTGGCAGACCGCGCTGAACCAGGGCGTCACGGGCATCGACCTGGCCACGCGCGAAGTTCAGGCCATGGGAACGGACGCCTTCGAAGTCGGCTGGTTCACGCTGCATGGACCGCACAGCGCCGTGCTTGATGAAGGGCATTACATGCTCATCTGGCGGCACGAGAATGGACACTGGCGCGTTCACCGCGACATCTTCAACTCCAGTCCGTCTCCGGTCCAGGACGCAGAACCGGCGACGTGA
- a CDS encoding phosphotransferase, whose translation MPSTNLHTLRQFEPHQLQEVVREATGQGTLQVTDFTVAVLSEQGVTSQDSLFLVQGHARTGKTREPWALVVKSFSRPEAHADPSDLLFLHREVEAYRSGLLTPLAAHLRAPRVYAVTEQGDQVWLWLEHVQETAGRVWTLGGYTHAAQQLGVWNGGYLTGRPLPEAPWLLRDLARQWSTMFGLASGKPSAQGSVFRPDLSARIERAWEGREVFLDMLRRLPQVFSHFDFHRRNLLRQGDDVIALDWAWCGLGPVGGDLVALIGSTCMFGEWDVRQIGALDSAVFGAYVAGLRQAGWPGDARLARLGYAAWMPLHFGVVAPRLVEFWTSEERQARAVTLFGTSPAELTARWSALCEWSLDRGDEAMALWSDLGREGATSPRTVPPVRRPTSEPTARSVEGGKT comes from the coding sequence ATGCCTTCCACGAACCTACACACGCTTCGACAGTTCGAACCCCATCAACTCCAAGAGGTCGTCCGCGAGGCTACCGGGCAGGGAACCCTCCAGGTCACCGACTTCACGGTCGCCGTCCTGAGCGAGCAGGGCGTCACCAGCCAGGACAGCCTCTTTCTGGTGCAGGGCCATGCCCGGACGGGCAAGACCCGCGAGCCGTGGGCCCTGGTCGTCAAGAGCTTTTCCAGACCGGAGGCGCATGCGGATCCCAGTGACCTGTTGTTTCTGCACCGGGAGGTCGAAGCCTACCGCTCCGGGCTGCTGACCCCGCTGGCCGCACACCTGCGGGCGCCGCGAGTCTACGCTGTCACCGAGCAGGGAGACCAGGTGTGGCTGTGGCTGGAACACGTTCAGGAAACAGCCGGGCGGGTGTGGACACTGGGCGGGTACACGCACGCGGCACAGCAACTGGGCGTGTGGAACGGCGGCTACCTGACGGGACGGCCGCTCCCGGAAGCCCCCTGGTTGTTGCGGGACCTGGCACGCCAGTGGTCCACGATGTTCGGCCTGGCCTCTGGCAAGCCGTCCGCGCAAGGCTCTGTCTTCCGTCCCGACCTGAGCGCACGAATCGAGCGTGCCTGGGAGGGACGGGAGGTGTTCCTGGACATGTTGCGGCGCCTGCCTCAGGTGTTCTCCCACTTCGACTTCCACCGCCGGAACCTGCTGAGGCAGGGGGACGACGTGATTGCCCTGGACTGGGCGTGGTGCGGCCTCGGTCCGGTGGGGGGCGACCTCGTCGCGCTGATCGGCTCGACCTGCATGTTTGGCGAGTGGGACGTCCGGCAGATCGGGGCGCTGGACTCGGCGGTGTTCGGAGCGTACGTCGCCGGGCTGCGTCAGGCCGGTTGGCCGGGGGACGCGCGCCTCGCCCGGCTCGGGTACGCCGCCTGGATGCCACTGCACTTCGGGGTGGTCGCCCCGAGGTTGGTGGAGTTCTGGACGAGTGAGGAGCGGCAGGCGCGGGCCGTGACTCTGTTCGGCACGAGCCCCGCCGAGCTGACGGCAAGGTGGTCGGCCCTGTGCGAGTGGAGCCTGGACCGCGGGGACGAAGCCATGGCCCTCTGGTCGGACCTCGGTCGGGAGGGCGCGACAAGTCCGCGAACCGTCCCGCCCGTGAGGAGGCCCACATCTGAACCGACGGCACGTTCTGTGGAGGGAGGAAAGACATGA
- a CDS encoding DinB family protein has product MMQEQPTRLTSYLPKEIFYTATRTFEEDQDGAREGLATFLVWLDQVPPERFHVPVAPGKWSPAEFADHLAKGNWLFTRRLQEHQDDQPLADVGYGAVFPDGRVVAHAGMEPTPGKERESLITELRASAAALEEAMQQYRQAGRLDEVCVPHQYFGPLTARETMQLAMVHYQRHLGQLQPS; this is encoded by the coding sequence ATGATGCAGGAACAACCCACCCGCCTGACGTCGTACTTGCCCAAGGAGATCTTCTACACCGCCACCCGAACCTTCGAGGAGGATCAGGACGGCGCCCGGGAAGGCCTGGCCACGTTCCTGGTGTGGCTGGATCAGGTCCCGCCTGAGAGATTCCATGTGCCGGTCGCGCCGGGAAAATGGAGCCCGGCCGAGTTCGCCGACCACCTCGCCAAAGGCAACTGGCTGTTCACGCGCCGACTTCAGGAGCACCAAGACGATCAGCCGCTCGCTGACGTGGGCTACGGCGCGGTCTTCCCGGACGGCCGGGTCGTGGCTCACGCCGGGATGGAACCGACGCCCGGCAAGGAACGGGAAAGTCTGATCACAGAGTTGCGGGCGTCCGCGGCGGCACTGGAGGAGGCCATGCAGCAGTACCGGCAAGCCGGCCGCTTGGATGAGGTCTGCGTGCCGCATCAGTACTTCGGGCCGTTGACGGCGAGGGAGACCATGCAACTGGCGATGGTGCATTACCAGCGGCACCTGGGACAGCTTCAGCCGTCCTGA
- a CDS encoding transposase family protein, which translates to MLQVPRLAQRPRSFESLCGLNPSEFTLLAEQLEPLWIRAHRTSLLREGRQRRIGAGRQFKLDVPHRLLLTLIYLRHYLPMHLLGVLFEMDAANVCRNVHALLPILEQALPAPLRARTLDSRKVTPDDAPRRRLRTLEDVLEAFPEIADIIIDGTEQPRGQPKQKKGSSPGKKAVGRPKDQKKYFSVKKGTHTLKTQVAVTPDGLVVHLSAPAGGRTHDMKVLKQSRLLPRLPRGSRVWGDRGYTGLDKLCPDHEVIVPRMRPKGGTLSPEERELNHQMSKVRITVENVVCKLKKFHVCREFYRNDTRRHGLFWGCVAGLVNLRTMSRAPQFA; encoded by the coding sequence ATGCTTCAGGTGCCGCGCCTGGCCCAGCGTCCCCGGTCCTTCGAGTCGCTGTGTGGCCTGAACCCCAGCGAATTCACCCTCCTCGCTGAACAGCTCGAGCCCCTGTGGATTCGGGCGCACCGGACGTCCCTCCTGCGGGAGGGACGGCAACGCCGTATCGGGGCCGGCCGGCAGTTCAAACTCGATGTTCCCCACCGTCTGCTGCTGACGCTGATCTACTTGCGACACTATCTCCCGATGCATCTGTTGGGCGTGCTGTTCGAGATGGATGCCGCCAACGTCTGTCGGAACGTTCATGCGCTCCTGCCGATCCTGGAGCAGGCGCTGCCTGCTCCCCTCCGCGCCCGGACGCTGGACAGCCGCAAGGTCACGCCCGACGACGCCCCGCGTCGTCGGCTGCGCACGCTCGAAGACGTCCTCGAAGCCTTCCCGGAGATCGCCGACATCATCATCGACGGCACGGAGCAGCCCCGAGGACAACCCAAGCAGAAGAAAGGCAGCAGTCCCGGAAAGAAGGCCGTCGGGCGGCCCAAGGACCAGAAGAAGTATTTCAGCGTCAAGAAGGGCACCCATACGCTGAAAACGCAGGTGGCGGTGACCCCGGATGGACTCGTCGTGCACCTCAGTGCGCCCGCCGGCGGGCGCACCCATGACATGAAGGTCCTGAAACAATCGCGACTGTTGCCCCGACTCCCCCGGGGGAGTCGCGTGTGGGGCGACCGGGGGTACACGGGCCTGGACAAGCTGTGCCCCGACCACGAGGTGATCGTTCCCCGGATGCGCCCCAAAGGCGGCACGCTGAGTCCGGAGGAGCGGGAGCTCAACCATCAGATGTCCAAGGTGCGGATCACGGTGGAGAACGTCGTGTGTAAGCTGAAGAAGTTCCACGTTTGCCGGGAGTTCTACCGAAACGACACCCGGCGACACGGCCTGTTCTGGGGCTGTGTGGCCGGCCTGGTCAATCTCCGCACCATGAGCCGCGCACCACAGTTCGCCTGA
- a CDS encoding RCC1 domain-containing protein, with protein sequence MKRSLLIAALLLGACNSPSPITPDAAEIGSPGQGEAVVRLMLPHLKPLQGQYLNPTKTASLTVQVDNGPLTTLNLADLTCTSAGCPVNLYVSAGTHTFTVKSYSASSVLISQGTRSLNVILGQNNALELALDPVITSPVLRSAVQQVDPATKVIGNYTRFPYANGRSLVAYYDILAKDAVGDPIPSILCGDTWVTITNISDANYPNRYRVMLTFPGTHTLTAKTGSSCGTGSVIATQEVKTVSSAGIAGGDLHSLALMAGGTVRSWGDNRDGQLGDGTSNQRLIPVQVSGLTNVVGVSGGHSHSLALMVDGTVRAWGSNLIGQLGDGTSGTDRLTPVTVSGLTDVVGVAGGGSHSLALRADGTVRAWGNNGSGQLGDGTSNQRLVPVQVSGLTNVVGVAGGGGYSLALMADGTVRGWGANSIGQLGDGTSGTNRLTPVTVLGITTSSPAAIPSP encoded by the coding sequence ATGAAACGGTCCCTGTTGATCGCCGCGCTCCTGCTGGGCGCGTGCAACAGCCCCTCCCCCATCACCCCCGACGCCGCGGAGATCGGCAGCCCCGGTCAGGGGGAGGCCGTGGTCCGGCTGATGCTGCCCCACCTCAAGCCTCTGCAAGGCCAGTACCTGAACCCCACCAAGACGGCGTCGCTGACCGTACAGGTCGACAACGGACCCCTCACCACGCTGAACCTCGCCGACCTCACCTGCACGTCCGCCGGCTGCCCCGTGAACCTCTACGTCTCCGCCGGCACGCACACATTCACCGTGAAGTCCTACAGCGCCTCGAGTGTGCTGATCTCGCAGGGCACGCGCAGTCTGAACGTGATCCTCGGGCAGAACAACGCCCTGGAGCTGGCCCTCGACCCGGTGATCACCTCCCCTGTCCTGCGCTCTGCCGTGCAGCAGGTTGACCCTGCCACCAAAGTTATCGGGAATTACACGCGCTTCCCCTACGCGAACGGTCGCAGCCTGGTCGCGTACTACGACATCCTTGCAAAAGACGCTGTCGGCGACCCCATTCCCAGCATCCTGTGTGGTGATACGTGGGTAACGATTACGAACATCAGTGATGCGAACTACCCCAACCGCTACCGAGTGATGCTGACCTTCCCGGGTACCCATACGCTGACGGCCAAAACAGGCTCCAGCTGTGGTACAGGGAGTGTTATAGCGACTCAGGAAGTGAAAACGGTCAGCAGTGCAGGAATTGCCGGTGGTGACCTTCATAGCCTGGCTCTGATGGCGGGCGGGACGGTCCGCAGCTGGGGCGACAACCGCGACGGCCAGTTGGGTGACGGTACGAGCAATCAAAGGCTAATACCGGTCCAGGTCAGCGGCCTCACCAATGTCGTCGGGGTGTCAGGCGGCCACAGCCACAGCCTGGCCCTGATGGTGGATGGCACCGTGCGCGCTTGGGGAAGCAACCTTATCGGTCAGCTGGGAGACGGAACCAGTGGCACCGACCGGCTGACACCCGTCACTGTCAGCGGGCTCACCGATGTCGTCGGGGTGGCCGGCGGCGGCAGTCACAGCCTGGCGCTGAGAGCGGATGGTACCGTGCGCGCCTGGGGAAATAACGGCAGCGGCCAGTTGGGAGACGGTACGAGCAATCAAAGGCTAGTACCGGTCCAGGTCAGCGGCCTCACCAATGTCGTCGGGGTGGCAGGCGGCGGCGGCTACAGTCTGGCCTTGATGGCGGACGGCACTGTGCGCGGCTGGGGAGCCAACAGTATCGGTCAGCTGGGAGACGGAACCAGTGGCACCAACCGGCTGACGCCCGTCACAGTCCTTGGAATTACAACCAGTTCTCCCGCAGCCATCCCTTCGCCTTAG